From one Caldithrix abyssi DSM 13497 genomic stretch:
- a CDS encoding 2-isopropylmalate synthase — MPEKIIIFDTTLRDGEQSPGASLNIAEKVEIARQLARLKVDVIEAGFPVSSPAQFEAVKRIAGEVPAIIAGLARAKEGDIKAAYQALKEAPRKRIHTFSSTSDYHILGKFGSSRYGQTLAEKRKTVIQMSIDAVQYARTFCDDVEFSAEDAGRTDIGYLAEVIEAAIEAGATTVNIPDTTGYTLPDEFAEKIRQLKKRVKNIERAVISVHCHNDLGLAVANSLAAVQAGARQVECTVNGIGERAGNASLEEFVMALNVRKDILPFYTAINTREIYNASRMVSTFTGFPVQPNKAIVGKNAFAHESGIHQDGVLKDRNTYEIMKPEDVGVSSSKIVLGRHSGRHGLKARLQELGYRLSEEKLDQVYKLFVKLADKKKEVYDEDLRSLMGEEVYSEKPAYLLDYLHVFLGTSAIPTATVRLKKDDRILEESATGDGPVDAVFNAIDRALHTHFEVTDYQVRSVTSGRDALGEVFVRIQNGLGEAHGRGHSTDIIEASGKAYLQAINNILKQRDTVSLEEKTSA; from the coding sequence ATGCCAGAAAAGATCATCATATTTGACACGACACTGCGCGACGGCGAACAATCGCCGGGCGCCTCGTTGAATATTGCGGAAAAAGTAGAGATTGCCCGGCAACTGGCGCGTTTAAAGGTGGATGTGATCGAAGCCGGATTTCCGGTTTCTTCACCGGCGCAATTCGAGGCGGTTAAACGCATTGCCGGCGAAGTGCCCGCTATCATAGCCGGGCTGGCCCGGGCAAAAGAAGGCGACATTAAGGCCGCTTACCAGGCGCTAAAAGAAGCGCCGCGCAAACGCATCCACACTTTTTCCAGCACTTCTGATTACCACATTCTGGGTAAATTTGGCAGCAGCCGATATGGCCAGACACTGGCAGAAAAACGTAAAACCGTAATTCAGATGTCCATCGATGCTGTTCAGTACGCCAGAACTTTTTGTGACGATGTGGAATTTTCGGCAGAAGATGCCGGGCGCACCGACATCGGTTATCTGGCGGAGGTGATTGAGGCGGCCATTGAAGCCGGCGCCACCACGGTGAACATTCCGGACACTACCGGCTACACCCTGCCGGATGAATTTGCCGAAAAGATCAGGCAGCTCAAAAAACGCGTCAAAAACATTGAACGAGCGGTTATTAGCGTGCACTGCCACAATGATCTGGGGTTGGCTGTGGCCAATTCGCTGGCGGCGGTGCAGGCAGGCGCAAGACAGGTAGAATGTACGGTTAACGGCATTGGCGAACGGGCCGGTAACGCTTCGCTGGAAGAGTTTGTAATGGCGCTGAACGTGCGTAAGGATATTTTACCCTTTTACACCGCGATCAATACGCGCGAAATTTACAACGCCAGCCGCATGGTTTCCACCTTTACCGGTTTTCCGGTACAGCCCAACAAGGCCATTGTGGGTAAAAACGCCTTTGCCCATGAATCGGGCATCCATCAGGACGGAGTATTAAAAGACCGCAACACCTACGAGATTATGAAGCCGGAAGACGTGGGCGTCTCTTCCAGTAAAATTGTGCTGGGCCGCCATTCCGGCCGACATGGTTTAAAGGCGCGACTGCAGGAGCTGGGCTATCGCCTTTCCGAAGAGAAGCTGGATCAGGTGTACAAACTCTTTGTAAAATTGGCCGACAAAAAAAAGGAAGTGTACGACGAGGATCTGCGCTCTTTGATGGGCGAAGAAGTCTATTCGGAAAAGCCCGCCTATTTGCTGGACTATTTGCATGTTTTCCTGGGCACCAGCGCCATCCCCACGGCCACCGTCCGCCTGAAAAAAGACGACCGGATCCTGGAAGAATCGGCCACTGGCGACGGGCCGGTTGACGCCGTGTTTAACGCCATCGATCGCGCTTTGCACACGCATTTTGAAGTTACCGATTACCAGGTGCGTTCGGTAACTTCGGGGCGAGACGCCCTGGGCGAGGTCTTTGTGCGCATCCAGAACGGGCTGGGGGAGGCGCACGGCCGCGGTCATTCCACCGACATCATCGAGGCCAGCGGCAAGGCGTATTTACAGGCCATTAACAATATTTTAAAACAAAGAGATACGGTAAGTTTAGAAGAAAAAACATCGGCCTGA
- the leuB gene encoding 3-isopropylmalate dehydrogenase: MQIKIAVLPGDGIGPEVMRAALKTLKHVAEKFQTETQFSENLIGGASFEEFGTPLTEETLKACLEADAVLLGAVGGYEWENLPHHLKPEAALLRLRKELALFTNIRPAKVYNAFIDSSSLKAEVLKGTDFVVFRELTGGIYFGEPRGYDANQGWNTMIYQRYEVERIARRAFEIARQRKKRVTSVDKANVLEVSQFWREVVADVHKAFPDVELTNMYVDNAAMQIVRDPGQFDVIVTSNMFGDILSDIAGMITGSLGMLPSASLGEKHALYEPVHGSAPDIAGQNKANPIAMIASVAMMFAYSFQMTRAAELIERAIEKTLELGYRTADIYQAGNKLVSTDEMTEQIIYNFDVLYHEEGLGVFTL; this comes from the coding sequence TGTGGCGGAAAAATTTCAGACGGAAACACAATTTAGCGAAAATTTGATTGGCGGGGCGTCTTTTGAAGAATTTGGCACGCCATTAACCGAAGAAACGCTAAAGGCCTGCCTTGAGGCCGACGCCGTGTTGCTTGGGGCGGTTGGCGGTTACGAGTGGGAAAATCTGCCTCATCATTTAAAGCCCGAGGCTGCGCTGTTGCGTTTGCGCAAAGAACTGGCGTTGTTTACCAATATTCGTCCGGCAAAGGTGTACAATGCGTTCATCGATTCATCTTCATTAAAGGCCGAAGTTTTAAAGGGCACCGATTTTGTCGTATTTCGTGAACTGACCGGTGGAATCTATTTTGGAGAACCGCGAGGCTACGACGCCAACCAGGGCTGGAACACCATGATTTACCAGCGCTACGAGGTGGAGCGGATAGCGCGCCGCGCCTTTGAAATCGCCAGGCAAAGAAAAAAACGCGTTACATCGGTGGACAAAGCCAACGTGCTGGAAGTTTCGCAGTTCTGGCGCGAGGTGGTGGCCGATGTCCACAAAGCATTTCCCGATGTTGAATTAACCAACATGTACGTGGACAACGCGGCCATGCAAATCGTTCGCGATCCCGGGCAATTCGACGTGATCGTTACCTCCAACATGTTCGGCGATATTTTGTCCGACATTGCAGGAATGATCACCGGCAGCCTGGGCATGCTGCCTTCGGCCAGCCTGGGCGAAAAACATGCCCTTTACGAACCGGTGCACGGCTCCGCACCAGATATTGCCGGACAGAACAAAGCCAATCCCATCGCCATGATTGCTTCGGTAGCCATGATGTTTGCCTATTCGTTCCAGATGACCAGGGCGGCAGAACTGATCGAGCGAGCCATTGAAAAAACGCTGGAGCTGGGCTATCGGACGGCGGATATCTACCAGGCAGGTAATAAGCTGGTCTCCACCGATGAAATGACGGAACAGATTATTTACAATTTTGACGTTTTGTACCATGAAGAAGGACTGGGTGTTTTCACTCTTTAA